GCACCGGCCCGGCGTAGGCGTACTTGGCGGTCTGGTCCTTGCCCAGCGGATGCGAGGCGCAAAAGGCCTTGCGGTTGCGCACCGAAACGCCCGAGCCCTCGAAGATGTCCGAGCCCAGGATCAGAACGCAGTCGGCGTTGTCGATGTCAAAGCCCACCCGGCCCTGGCCGCCCATGAGTTTGAATCCGGCGGCGGCGGGCCCGGCCTCGCCGGGCATGGCGTACATGGCGGCGGAACCGACCTTGGCCAGGAAGGCGGAAAGCGCCTCGCCGACCGTGCCGCCCACGTCGCCGCTGATGCAGGCCACCTTGTTTCCGGCGGCCTTGCACTTGGCCATAAGCTCCGTCTGGGCCTGCTCCCAGGTGATGGGCTCGAATTTCCCGCCGGATTTGCGCATGGGTGTGCGCACCCGGGCGGGGCTGTAGAGCATGTACACCTCGGAGGCCCCGATGGGCGACACGCTGCCCTGGCTGAGCGGATGCTCGGGATTGCCGGAAGCCGTGATGGGTTTGCCCCCGGCCAGGGTCACCTTGAGGCCGGTCCCCGAGGGACACAGCTTGCTGGCGGTCGTGGCGAAGGTTACCTCGCCCCGCGGCACCCGGGGAATCCAGGGCCAGTTCTGGGTCCAAATGGCGGCGTCATCCGCCAGTTTCCAGGGAATGGGGGTGAACAGCGTACCGACGGCGCCACCCGCCACGAGTCCGATGAAAGCTCTGCGATCAAGTCCCACTTTTCTCCCCCCTTATTTGTGGCAGACGTAGCAGGCGTTGCTGGTGCCCATTGAGGCATGGCACCGTTCGCACTCCCACATCTTCATGGTCTGCTTGCTGTAGCCGCTAAGCCTGTTTTCATGATACGGCGGAGGGGAATCCATGTTGGCCACGTCAGGATGGCACGTGGTGCATTCGAACCCCCTGTGAGCGGCATGGGAGAAGAAGACGTTGTCCGGCTGGTACTGGTAGACGAGCCAAGGAACCTCGATGCCGGGCTTGGCGTACTGCGTGACGAACTTGTCGATTTCTTTTTCGGCATCCGTCGCGCCGCCGGTTTCATCGGGATGACACTCGGCACAGGAGGCCGTGCTCGGCAGCCCGATGAACTGACCCGTCTTGGAGAACGTGTGACAGCTTTCACAGTCCAGCCCCTGTTCGGCGTGCACCTTGTGGCTGAACCCGATGGGCTGGGTTTTCTGGCTGAAAAGAAGCTGTGGGAAAACCCACCAGCCGACGACGAGCGCCCCCACGAAACCGACCAGAAAGAGCAACACGACGCCGCCGACGCCGCCCGCCTTGTTCGATTGTCTTTCCTCCATAATCCCCTGCCCCGTTCGTTGTGGTTCACATAGCATTTCGATAGTACCTACGGCACCGCGCTTTTTAAGCAAGAGCCACGCGCCGTGTCAAGGACAAATGAAAAAATTCACGAATACTTAGGCAGGAAATCGGCCGGTGGCGCATCCCTAGCCCGGCGTCCGGCGGCCAAAAGCCCCGTCCGGCCTCACTCCCCTTCCGGCCGCTTTTGCGCCCTATCGATTTCCGGGCTGTCCGCCCCGCCCACCCGGCGGCCATACACATCGTCGTAGCGCACGATGTCGTCCTCTTCCAGATACGGCCCGCTTTGGATCTCGATGATCTCCACGAGCACCTTGCCGGGGTTGGACAAGCGGTGCTCCGTGGTCTTGGGAATGTCCACGGACTGGTTCTCGGCGAGCAAAAAAATCCGCTCCCCGAGCTGTACCTCGGCCGTTCCGGCGATGACCACCCAGTGCTCGCTGCGGTGGTGGTGCATCTGCAGGCTCAGCCGCGCCCCGGGCAACACCTCAATGCGCTTGATCTTGTATCCCGGCCCTTCCTCCAAAACCGTGTAGCTGCCCCAGGGACGCCGCACGGTGACATGGGCCTCGACCAATGGACTTCCTTCGGCCGCCAGCGCCGCCACCACGTCCTTGACGCCCTGCTGCCGCGACATGGGACAGGCCAGGGTGGCGTCCCGGGTCTGAACCACGATCATGTCGCTGATGCCGGTCACGGCCAGCTTGCCGCCCCGGGAAACCAGCAGGCTGTCATGGCAGTCCAGGGCCAGGACGTCCCCCTGGACCACGCAGCCGTTTTGATCCTTGGCCCCCAGGCGGTACACGGCCGCCCAGTTGCCCAGGTCGTCCCAGTCGAAACCGGCCTCGATCACGGCCAGGCGTTTCATCCGCTCAAGCAGTCCATAGTCCACGGACAGTTCGGGAATGCCGCCATAGCCCAGGATCAAGGGCTTTTCACGGCGCGCCCGCCACCAGGCGAAATGCATCGGGGCATGCTTTTCCACGGCCGCAAGAAAAACGTCCGCCCGAAAAAGGAACATGCCCGTATTCCACAGATGCGCGCCGTCCGCGACCATGGACCGGGCCATCTCCAGGTCG
Above is a genomic segment from Desulfolutivibrio sulfodismutans DSM 3696 containing:
- a CDS encoding mannose-1-phosphate guanylyltransferase/mannose-6-phosphate isomerase, whose product is MGQTGDIAQTAGASPAPGVQAIILAGGSGTRLWPLSRTLLPKQLLAINGEKTLLQNTLARTLSVFPARGTWVVTNEEHVFEVRGQLRRVDPGLEANILAEPMGKNTLPAVLLALDRILGENSPEAQSGVVVGVFPSDHMVGDVAAWKSCVERGESLARDGYLVTFGARADTPETGYGYIRRGAALGDGAYVVDGFTEKPDLEMARSMVADGAHLWNTGMFLFRADVFLAAVEKHAPMHFAWWRARREKPLILGYGGIPELSVDYGLLERMKRLAVIEAGFDWDDLGNWAAVYRLGAKDQNGCVVQGDVLALDCHDSLLVSRGGKLAVTGISDMIVVQTRDATLACPMSRQQGVKDVVAALAAEGSPLVEAHVTVRRPWGSYTVLEEGPGYKIKRIEVLPGARLSLQMHHHRSEHWVVIAGTAEVQLGERIFLLAENQSVDIPKTTEHRLSNPGKVLVEIIEIQSGPYLEEDDIVRYDDVYGRRVGGADSPEIDRAQKRPEGE
- the qrcA gene encoding menaquinone reductase multiheme cytochrome c subunit QrcA; this translates as MEERQSNKAGGVGGVVLLFLVGFVGALVVGWWVFPQLLFSQKTQPIGFSHKVHAEQGLDCESCHTFSKTGQFIGLPSTASCAECHPDETGGATDAEKEIDKFVTQYAKPGIEVPWLVYQYQPDNVFFSHAAHRGFECTTCHPDVANMDSPPPYHENRLSGYSKQTMKMWECERCHASMGTSNACYVCHK